From Poecile atricapillus isolate bPoeAtr1 chromosome Z, bPoeAtr1.hap1, whole genome shotgun sequence, one genomic window encodes:
- the APC gene encoding adenomatous polyposis coli protein isoform X2, with translation MAAASYDQLLKQVEALKMENSNLRQELEDNSNHLTKLETEASTMKEVLKQLQGSIEDEAMASSGQIDLLERLKELNLESTSFAGVKLRPKVSVRSYGSREGSVSSRSGECSPVPMGSFPRRGFMNGSRESTGYLEELEKERSLLLAELEKEEKEKDWYYAQLQNLTKRIDSLPLTENFSLQTDMTRRQLEYEARQIRAAMEEQLGTCQDMEKRAQRAPQSKHEAGSHDTERQNEGQVAAEINVATSSTGQGSAARVDHETASVMSSSSNYSVPRRLTSHLGTKVEMVYSLLSMLGTHDKDDMSRTLLAMSSSQDSCIAMRQSGCLPLLIQLLHGNDKDSVLLGNSRGSKEARARASAALHNIIHSQPDDKRGRREIRVLHLLEQIRAYCETCWEWQEAHEQGMDQDKNPMPAPVDHQICPAVCVLMKLSFDEEHRHAMNELGGLQAIAELLQVDCEMYGLTNDHYSVTLRRYAGMALTNLTFGDVANKATLCSMKGCMRALVAQLKSESEDLQQVIASVLRNLSWRADVNSKKTLREVGSVKALMECALEVKKESTLKSVLSALWNLSAHCTGNKADICAVDGALAFLVGTLTYRSQTNTLAIIESGGGILRNVSSLIATNEDHRQILRENSCLQTLLQHLKSHSLTIVSNACGTLWNLSARNAKDQEALWDMGAVSMLKNLIHSKHKMIAMGSAAALRNLMANRPAKYKDANIMSPGSSLPSLHVRKQKALEAELDAQHLSETFDNIDNLSPKTSHRNKQRHKQNIYSEYVLDASHHDDGVCRSESFNASNMTVLSPYVNTTVLPGSSSSSRGNAENSRSEKDRSVERDRTVGLNTYHQAAENTGNSAKRIGMQISTAAAQIAKVMEEVTSMHIPQEDRSSGSTSEIHCLTEDRNAQRRSSSAHTHSNTYFPKSENSNRTCPVPYTKVEYKRASNDSLNSVSSSDGYGKRGQMKPSIESYSEDDESKFCSYGQYPADLAHKIHSANHMDDNDGELDTPINYSLKYSDEQLNSGRQSPSQNERWARPKHIIDDEMKQNEQRQSRNQNAAYPVYTESGDDKHMKYQTPFGQQECVSSFRSRGSSGSEQNRVGPTLGINQKVNQSLCQVDDYDDDKPTNYSERYSEEEQHEEEDRPTNYSIKYNEEEHHVDQPIDYSLKYSTEVPAPSQKPSFTFPKTSSVQLSKTDHITPSSGSTSAPSAGSKRQNQLHPSSAQSRSGHAQKNASSKTPSINQETIQTYCVEDTPICFSRCSSLSSLSSAEDEIGRDQSTRGTDANNTLQIAELKENNGALPTEGAASEIASTAQHIRTKSTRLQTSSLSPSDSSRHKAVEFSSGAKSPSKSGAQTPKSPPEHYVQETPLMFSRCTSVSSLDSFESRSIASSVQSEPCSGIVSGIISPSDLPDSPGQTMPPSRSKTPPPAQGVQVKREVPKGKTTTTEKREPGPRHAAVNAAVQRVQVLPDADTLLHFATESTPDGFSCSSSLSALSLDEPFIQKDAELRIMPPVHENEHGNEAEPEQSDDTKDNQEKKAEKPAEAEKDILDDSDDDIEILEACIISAMPTKSSRKTKKPSQASAPKIPPSVARKPSQLPVYKLLPSQSRLQSQKHVTFTPGDDMPRVYCVEGTPINFSTATSLSDLTIESPPSELANADNVGVGAESGEFEKRDTIPTEGRSTDDSQRAKSSAVTPLGLDDDKTEEGDILAECINSAMPKGKSHKPFRVKKIMDQIQQASSSPVNKNQPEGEKKKPTSPIKPVSQNNEYRARMRKSTEPKSSAGNERGYPENRDAKKQNLKNNSRDFHDKLPNNEERVRGSFAFDSPHHYTPIEGTPYCFSRNDSLSSLDFDDDDVDLSREKAELRKGKEGKETESKECSNAEESSNQQPSKRTQVCQKHAAGRSQTKTFSQSTKDIPDRGAATDEKMQNFAIENTPVCFSRNSSLSSLSDIDQENNNNKEGEPAKCPEAPEPQVESNRPQTSGYAPKSFHVEDTPVCFSRNSSLSSLSIDSEDDLLQECISSAMPKKKKPSRMKSDGEKNNSRNTGGILAEDLTLDLREIQRPDSEHGFSPDSENFDWKAIQEGANSIVSSLHQAAAAASLSRQASSDSDSILSLKSGISLGSPFHLTPDQEEKPFTSNKGPRIIKPGEKSTLESKKVEQESRGIKGGKKVYKSMITGKARSNSEVSSLKQPQQTSVPSISRGRTMIHIPGVRNSSSSTSPVSKKGPPLKNMNSKSPSEGQSLTSSPRGAKSSVKPEPAPVTRQPSGLNQSASSKGPSRSGSRDSTPSRPQQQPLSRPLQSPGRNSISPGRNGISPPNKLSQLPRTSSPSTASTKSSSSGRMSYTPPGRQMSQQNLTKQTALPKSTSSIPRSESASKGLNQTLSTGGSNKKTDLSRMSSTKSSGSESDRSERPVLVRQSTFIKEAPSPTLRRKLEESASFESLSPSRPDSPTRSQLQTPVLSPSLPDMSLSTHSPAQSSAWRKLAPNQSPTIEYDGRPAKRHDIARSHSESPSRLLINRSGTWKREHSKHSSSLPRVSTWRRTGSSSSILSASSESSEKAKSEDEKQHGGSLPGHKQTKESQAPAKGTWRKIKENEIPQIMNDPQHSSSGATNGSDSKTLIYQMAPAVSKTEDVWVRIEDCPINNPRSGRSPTGNTPPVIDSVSEKGGMNGKDPKEIQEKQTPGNGGVPVRTTGLENRLNSFFQIDSPDKKGTETKPLQNNPVPGPEINESTVSERTPFSSSSSSKHSSPIGAVAARVTPFNYNPSRRKSSVDNSSARPSQIPTPVNNSTKKRDTKSENTDSSGTQSPKRHSGSYLVTSV, from the exons GGTTCTGCTGCTCGAGTGGACCATGAGACAGCCAGTGTTATGAGCTCTAGTAGTAACTATTCTGTTCCTCGAAGACTGACAAGTCATCTGGGTACCAAG GTGGAAATGGTGTATTCATTGTTATCAATGCTTGGTACTCATGATAAAGATGACATGTCAAGAACATTGCTAGCAATGTCTAGCTCCCAGGACAGCTGCATAGCCATGCGTCAGTCTGGATGTCTTCCTCTCCTCATCCAGCTATTACATGGCAACGATAAGGACTCTGTGTTGTTAGGAAACTCCCGTGGTAGTAAAGAGGCCCGTGCCAGAGCCAGCGCAGCACTGCACAACATCATTCACTCCCAGCCCGATGATAAGCGAGGCAGACGGGAAATCCGTGTGCTCCATCTCTTGGAGCAGATCCGTGCTTACTGTGAAACGTGTTGGGAATGGCAGGAGGCACATGAACAAGGCATGGACCAAGACAAAAACCCAA TGCCTGCTCCAGTGGATCATCAGATTTGCCCTGCAGTGTGTGTTTTGATGAAACTTTCATTTGATGAAGAACACAGACATGCAATGAATGAGCTTG GCGGTTTGCAGGCCATTGCTGAACTGTTGCAAGTGGATTGTGAAATGTATGGACTCACAAATGATCACTATAGTGTTACCCTAAGGAGGTATGCTGGCATGGCTCTGACAAACCTGACTTTTGGAGATGTAGCAAACAAG GCTACATTATGTTCCATGAAGGGCTGCATGAGAGCTCTTGTAGCCCAGCTGAAATCTGAAAGTGAAGACTTACAGCAG GTCATTGCAAGTGTGTTGAGGAACTTATCCTGGCGAGCAGATGTAAACAGTAAAAAGACTCTTAGAGAAGTTGGAAGTGTGAAAGCATTGATGGAATGCGCTTTAGAAGTTAAGAAG GAATCCACCCTGAAAAGTGTTCTGAGTGCCTTATGGAATTTGTCAGCACACTGCACTGGGAACAAAGCTGACATATGCGCTGTTGATGGTGCTCTTGCATTTCTGGTTGGCACACTGACATACCGGAGCCAAACAAACACTTTAGCCATCATAGAAAGTGGAGGAGGAATACTAAGAAATGTTTCTAGCCTAATTGCTACTAATGAGGACCATAG GCAAATCTTGCGAGAGAACAGCTGCTTACAAACCTTGTTACAACACTTGAAGTCACACAGTTTGACAATAGTTAGTAACGCATGTGGGACCCTGTGGAATCTCTCTGCTCGAAATGCGAAGGATCAGGAGGCGCTGTGGGACATGGGAGCCGTGAGCATGCTGAAAAACCTGATTCATTCAAAACATAAAATGATAGCCATGGGTAGTGCCGCAGCTCTACGGAACCTCATGGCAAACAGGCCAGCAAAGTACAAGGATGCCAACATTATGTCTCCAGGATCAAGCCTCCCATCCCTCCATGTCAGAAAGCAAAAGGCACTGGAAGCAGAATTAGATGCTCAGCATTTATCAGAGACTTTTGACAACATTGATAACTTAAGCCCAAAAACATCTCACCGCAATAAGCAGAGACATAAGCAAAATATATACAGTGAGTATGTCCTGGACGCCAGCCACCATGACGATGGGGTGTGCAGGTCAGAGAGCTTTAATGCTAGCAATATGACTGTGCTCTCACCATATGTAAATACTACAGTATTGCCtggctcctcctcttccagtagaggaaatgcagaaaattctCGATCTGAGAAAGACAGGAGTGTTGAAAGGGATCGAACGGTAGGTTTAAACACCTATCATCAAGCTGCAGAGAATACTGGGAATTCTGCTAAGAGAATAGGAATGCAGATTTCTACTGCTGCAGCTCAGATTGCCAAAGTTATGGAAGAAGTAACAAGCATGCACATTCCACAGGAAGACAGAAGTTCTGGGTCCACTTCTGAAATACACTGTTtgacagaagacagaaatgCCCAGAGAAGATCCTCCTCTGCCCATACTCACTCAAATACATACTTTCCAAAATCTGAGAACTCAAACAGGACATGTCCTGTGCCTTATACAAAAGTGGAATACAAAAGAGCTTCAAATGATAGTTTAAATAGTGtcagcagcagtgatggctATGGTAAAAGAGGCCAAATGAAACCTTCCATTGAGTCTTACTCCGAAGATGATGAAAGTAAATTCTGTAGTTATGGCCAATATCCAGCTGACTTGGCACACAAGATTCATAGTGCAAATCACATGGATGACAATGATGGAGAACTAGACACACCTATTAATTATAGTCTTAAATACTCAGATGAGCAGTTAAATTCTGGAAGGCAAAGTCCCTCTCAGAATGAAAGATGGGCAAGGCCTAAGCATATAATAGATgatgaaatgaaacaaaatgagCAGAGACAGTCAAGGAACCAAAATGCAGCCTACCCTGTGTACACTGAAAGTGGAGATGATAAACACATGAAATATCAGACACCTTTTGGACAGCAGGAGTGCGTTTCTTCCTTTAGATCAAGAGGATCCAGTGGCTCAGAGCAGAACAGAGTAGGCCCAACTCTTGGAATTAATCAGAAAGTAAATCAGTCCTTGTGCCAGGTTGATGATTATGATGATGATAAGCCAACCAACTATAGTGAACGTtattctgaggaggaacaacaTGAAGAGGAAGACAGACCAACTAATTACAGCATAAAGTACAACGAAGAGGAACATCATGTTGATCAGCCTATTGACTATAGTTTAAAATACTCAACAGAAGTTCCAGCGCCTTCTCAGAAACCATCTTTTACTTTTCCAAAGACTTCTTCAGTGCAACTCAGTAAAACTGACCATATTACCCCAAGCAGTGGGAGCACATCAGCCCCCTCAGCTGGTTCAAAGAGGCAGAACCAGCTTCACCCAAGCTCGGCACAGAGCAGAAGTGGTCATGCACAGAAGAACGCCTCCTCTAAGACTCCCTCTATTAATCAGGAAACTATACAAACTTACTGTGTGGAAGATACCCCAATATGTTTTTCAAGGTGTAGCTCTTTGTCATCCTTGTCATCAGCTGAAGATGAAATAGGACGTGATCAATCCACCCGTGGCACAGATGCCAATAACACACTGCAGATTGCAGAACTGAAGGAGAACAATGGGGCTCTACCTACAGAAGGTGCAGCAAGTGAAATTGCATCAACAGCACAACACATCAGAACAAAATCCACTAGACTTCAGACTTCTAGCTTGTCTCCTTCTGATTCCTCTAGACATAAAGCTGTTGAATTTTCTTCAGGTGCCAAATCTCCCTCAAAGAGTGGTGCCCAAACTCCTAAAAGCCCACCAGAACATTATGTGCAGGAAACACCGCTCATGTTCAGCAGATGTACTTCTGTAAGTTCCCTAGACAGTTTTGAAAGCCGTTCAATTGCTAGTTCAGTTCAAAGTGAGCCTTGCAGTGGAATAGTAAGTGGTATTATAAGTCCCAGTGACCTTCCAGACAGCCCTGGACAAACAATGCCTCCAAGCAGAAGTAAAACACCACCACCTGCTCAAGGAGTTCAGGTAAAAAGAGAGGTACctaaaggaaaaacaaccacTACAGAGAAGAGAGAACCTGGTCCTAGACATGCAGCTGTAAATGCAGCTGTTCAAAGAGTTCAGGTACTGCCAGATGCTGATACACTATTACATTTTGCCACAGAAAGCACACCAGATGGGTTTTCTTGCTCTTCTAGCCTGAGTGCTCTGAGCCTTGATGAACCATTTATACAGAAAGATGCAGAGTTAAGAATTATGCCTCCAGTTCATGAGAACGAGCATGGAAACGAAGCAGAACCTGAACAGTCGGATGATACAAAGGATAAccaggagaagaaagcagagaagccagctgaagcagaaaaagacaTTCTGGATGATTCTGATGATGATATTGAAATACTGGAAGCATGTATTATTTCTGCAATGCCTACAAAGTCTTCACGTAAAACCAAAAAGCCTTCTCAAGCATCTGCTCCAAAAATACCTCCTTCTGTAGCCAGAAAGCCCAGCCAGTTGCCAGTTTACAAACTTTTGCCTTCACAAAGCAGACTGCAATCACAAAAGCACGTGACTTTTACGCCAGGAGATGATATGCCACGGGTATATTGTGTTGAGGGTACACCAATAAATTTTTCAACAGCCACATCTCTGAGTGACCTGACAATAGAATCACCCCCAAGTGAGTTGGCCAATGCAGACAATGTGGGTGTGGGAGCAGAGTCAGGGGAGTTTGAAAAGCGGGACACCATTCCTACAGAAGGCAGAAGTACTGATGATTCTCAGAGAGCAAAAAGCTCAGCTGTGACTCCCCTTGGCCTGGATGACGACAAAACAGAAGAGGGTGATATTTTGGCTGAGTGCATTAACTCAGCTATGCCAAAAGGAAAAAGCCACAAGCCTTTCAGAGTGAAGAAGATAATGGATCAAATTCAACAAGCATCTTCATCTCCAGTTAATAAAAACCAACCAGAAGGTGAGAAAAAGAAGCCAACATCACCAATAAAGCCTGTTTCTCAAAACAATGAATACAGAGCACGCATGCGAAAAAGCACAGAGCCTAAAAGCAGTGCTGGTAATGAAAGAGGTTATCCAGAGAACAGAGATGCAAAGAAACAGaaccttaaaaataattcaagagATTTTCATGACAAATTGCCAAATAACGAAGAACGTGTAAGAGGAAGCTTTGCATTTGATTCCCCTCATCATTACACACCTATTGAGGGAACTCCTTACTGTTTTTCACGGAATGATTCCCTGAGTTCTTTAGattttgatgatgatgatgttgaCCTTTCAAGGGAGAAGGCAGaattaagaaaaggaaaagaaggaaaggaaacagaaagtAAAGAGTGCTCTAATGCAGAAGAGTCTTCAAATCAGCAACCAAGTAAGAGGACACAAGTTTGTCAAAAACACGCAGCAGGCAGAAGCCAGACAAAAACTTTCTCTCAGTCAACTAAAGATATTCCAGACAGAGGAGCAGCTACAGatgagaaaatgcaaaattttgcTATTGAAAACACACCTGTTTGTTTTTCTCGCAATTCGTCTCTTAGCTCCCTCAGTGATATTGATCAAgaaaacaataacaacaaagaAGGGGAACCTGCAAAATGTCCCGAGGCTCCTGAGCCACAGGTGGAATCCAACAGACCACAGACTTCAGGTTATGCACCTAAATCATTTCATGTTGAAGATACTCCTGTGTGCTTCTCTAGAAATAGCTCTCTGAGTTCTCTTAGCATTGACTCAGAAGATGATCTTCTGCAGGAATGTATTAGTTCCGCTATgcctaaaaagaaaaagccctcAAGAATGAAGAGTGatggtgaaaaaaataattccaggaaCACAGGTGGTATACTAGCAGAAGATTTAACACTGGATTTGAGAGAGATACAGAGGCCAGATTCAGAACATGGTTTTTCACCTGATTCGGAGAACTTTGACTGGAAAGCTATACAAGAAGGTGCAAATTCTATAGTTAGTAGCTTGCAtcaagctgcagctgctgcatcaCTGTCTAGACAAGCTTCATCAGACTCTGACTCTATCCTTTCATTAAAATCTGGTATATCTCTAGGGTCACCATTTCATCTTACCCCAGACCAAGAAGAAAAACCTTTCACTAGTAATAAAGGTCCAAGAATTATTAAGCCAGGAGAGAAGAGTACACTGGAGTCTAAAAAAGTAGAACAAGAAAGTAGGGGAATCAAAGGAGGGAAGAAAGTGTATAAAAGTATGATCACAGGAAAAGCACGCTCCAATTCAGAAGTTTCAAGTTTGAAGCAACCACAACAGACAAGTGTGCCTTCAATTTCACGTGGTAGAACAATGATACATATTCCAGGAGTTCGAAACAGTTCTTCAAGTACTAGTCCTGTTTCCAAAAAAGGACCCCCACTCAAAAACATGAACTCTAAGAGTCCTAGTGAAGGCCAAAGTTTGACTAGTTCTCCAAGAGGAGCCAAATCATCAGTGAAACCTGAGCCAGCTCCTGTGACTAGGCAACCATCAGGGTTGAACCAGAGTGCATCAAGTAAAGGACCTTCTAGATCAGGATCTAGAGACTCCACTCCTTCTAGACCTCAACAGCAGCCATTAAGTAGGCCTTTGCAATCTCCTGGACGAAACTCCATTTCCCCAGGAAGAAATGGTATCAGTCCTCCCAACAAACTATCACAGTTGCCAAGAACATCATCTCCTAGCACAGCTTCAACTAAATCCTCAAGTTCAGGTAGAATGTCATACACACCACCGGGCAGGCAGATGAGCCAGCAAAACCTTACAAAGCAAACTGCCTTACCTAAGAGTACCAGTAGCATTCCACGGAGTGAATCTGCTTCAAAGGGGTTAAACCAAACTCTCAGCACTGGTGGATCCAACAAAAAGACTGACCTATCCAGAATGTCATCCACAAAGTCTAGTGGAAGTGAATCTGACAGATCTGAGAGACCTGTTCTCGTTCGTCAGTCAACTTTTATTAAAGAGGCTCCAAGCCCTACTCTAAGACGGAAATTAGAAGAGTCAGCTTCATTTGAATCTCTGTCACCATCCAGGCCAGATTCTCCCACAAGATCCCAACTGCAGACCCCAGTTTTAAGTCCTTCTCTTCCTGATATGTCTTTATCTACTCATTCACCTGCCCAGAGTAGTGCTTGGCGAAAATTAGCCCCTAATCAGAGCCCTACTATAGAATATGATGGGAGACCAGCAAAGCGTCATGACATAGCTCGTTCCCATTCTGAGAGTCCATCTAGGCTGCTGATTAATAGATCAGGAACATGGAAGCGCGAGCACAGTAAGCATTCCTCATCACTTCCTCGTGTAAGCACTTGGCGAAGAACTGGAAGTTCCTCCTCCATTCTGTCAGCTTCTTCAGAATCCAGTGAAAAGGCAAAAAGTGAAGATGAAAAGCAGCATGGAGGTTCCCTTCCTGGACACAAGCAAACTAAAGAAAGCCAAGCACCAGCAAAAGGTacttggagaaaaataaaagaaaatgaaattcctCAGATAATGAATGATCCTCAGCATTCTTCTTCGGGTGCCACAAATGGCTCTGATTCCAAAACCCTCATCTATCAGATGGCTCCAGCTGTCTCTAAGACAGAGGATGTGTGGGTAAGGATAGAGGACTGCCCAATTAACAACCCTCGATCTGGAAGGTCCCCAACTGGAAATACTCCCCCTGTTATTGACAGTGTTTCAGAGAAAGGGGGTATGAATGGTAAAGATCCTAAAGAGATTCAAGAAAAGCAAACCCCAGGGAATGGAGGTGTTCCTGTTCGTACCACTGGCTTAGAAAACCGTCTGAACTCTTTCTTTCAGATAGACAGTCCAGACAAGAAAGGCACTGAAACAAAGCCTCTGCAGAATAATCCCGTCCCTGGACCAGAAATTAACGAAAGTACTGTAAGTGAGCGTACTCCATTCAGTTCCAGTAGCTCAAGCAAGCACAGCTCCCCCATCGGTGCTGTGGCAGCAAGGGTGACTCCTTTCAACTACAACCCGAGCCGCAGGAAGAGCAGTGTGGACAATAGTTCTGCACGGCCCTCACAGATCCCAACCCCAGTGAATAACAGCACCAAGAAACGCGACACCAAGTCTGAAAACACTGACTCCAGTGGAACACAAAGCCCTAAACGTCACTCTGGCTCTTACCTGGTAACTTCTGTTTAa